From the genome of Neodiprion pinetum isolate iyNeoPine1 chromosome 3, iyNeoPine1.2, whole genome shotgun sequence, one region includes:
- the LOC124215704 gene encoding A disintegrin and metalloproteinase with thrombospondin motifs 7 — MVDRNSPEATEGPYHGRYTRDVHNAEMLIPRRVTEDGSFLTFNLPNFYDRQELEARKKRAADPDAAADDLSDHKLHLVLPFNGADHHVELTPHHEFMSPELVMETRGEGARTNLNNGVRFRRADDMQCHYRGHVRGHRDSRAALSLCDGVAGYLHTDQGRYFIEPVSQAVPDREGQHVHMVYQRKAPHETLHQTERSKRNCGTSDDWETAWAEQLEKKNRRDRLAGNGTFEKRTPSAATHSIHRYVELTIVCDERFLKYHKSIDYEQYVLTILNMVSDYYHDSSSGNQLDVVVVRIIYLEKEKEEIDLSISPEAEKTLDSFATWVNKMNPKDTKHPNHHDIGVLITRYDICASDEAACNLLGLAYVSAACDPPKAACINEDAGLILGITVTHEVGHNLGCSHDTVEISGCPPQDTSDKSYFIMSPIVDVFTLRWSPCSRKFLTTFVETLGDCLLDNHKKPNAKYKLPGMLPGAMYDGDFQCRLMLEDPEASVCERTESICESLWCKKNSNAKSCSSKGAPAEGTKCGENKWCIHKKCVEIGKRPSAVHGGWGKWSKTSDCSRTCGGGVKYSERDCDNPTPKDGGRYCLGERKRFSTCNTQPCDPKKPSFRAAQCTEFNTQKVMPDGLHTWLPHPGPPEAPCALYCLNEKKTYVKLAPMVKDGTPCEPGTKNLCIGGSCAKVGCDWEIYGDALEDQCGICKGDGTQCTPVEGDYTATGKGDYQKVVTVPKGSRNIRFFEKAPADNSLAIKLEKGNTYILNGDHRENRNGEYPCAGDIAVYKHPEPKKEEVLIKGPINDDIQLQYVFYNPKVNPGVHYVYYVLNGKSGGKPQYQWDFLDWEPCSAKCGGGTQLAQASCIEQQSGRVSNSFCKDIKRPEPKSRTCNTQSCKAKWRVSQWSRCSACGGKKGQQRRKVQCVKPAAHPGGEDVQAELTACKGQVPKQSQSCTGNRPCKKTCKKTRSNVFEEGDATTGKPQSLEEQRNAIDKLVDMGMSRYLEKTNGERYRGKSEKRNVAADFKHLIDDWVAPSRDAGIDAGNNCPGKGSAQAILATPKPGSIVKDNIPSSNIVVLEAPIINNQQSSNMSDQAFQEEGDEVGSEIDTSHETVFKGSEAAKRLQSPEHHDGAESMGSATNLPSGG, encoded by the exons ATGGTGGACAGGAACAGTCCGGAGGCTACCGAAGGACCGTATCATG GCAGATACACGCGGGATGTCCACAATGCGGAGATGCTGATACCGCGTCGAGTGACAGAGGACGGCAGTTTCCTGACGTTCAACTTACCCAATTTCTACGATCGTCAGGAGCTTGAAGCTCGGAAAAAGCGGGCAGCCGATCCAGATGCCGCGGCTGATGACCTGTCCGACCACAAGCTGCACTTGGTGCTTCCATTCAACGGCGCCGATCACCACGTCGAGTTGACTCCGCACCACGAGTTCATGTCACCGGAATTGGTGATGGAGACTCGAGGTGAAGGTGCTCGCACTAACCTCAACAATGGCGTACGATTCAGAAGAGCGGACGATATGCAGTGTCACTACAGGGGCCATGTCAGAGGTCACAGGGATTCCAGGGCAGCACTCTCTCTGTGCGATGGTGTG GCCGGATACTTGCATACGGATCAAGGGCGTTACTTTATTGAACCAGTGAGCCAGGCGGTCCCTGACCGAGAAGGCCAGCACGTCCACATGGTTTACCAACGGAAAGCGCCGCACGAAACCCTGCATCAAACCGAGCGGAGCAAACGTAATTGCGGAACTAGTG ACGATTGGGAAACAGCCTGGGCTGAGCAGTTGGAGAAAAAGAATCGACGCGATAGGCTTGCCGGTAATGGAACGTTCGAAAAGAGAACCCCGTCAGCAGCTACCCACAGTATCCACCGCTACGTTGAACTCACCATAGTATGCGACGAACGGTTTCTGAAGTACCACAAAAGCATAGACTACGAGCAATACGTTCTGACAATTCTAAACATGGTGTCCGACTACTACCACGATTCCAGCTCTGGGAACCAGTTGGACGTAGTTGTGGTCCGAATTATTTATCtggagaaagaaaaggaagag ATAGATCTATCCATTAGCCCAGAAGCTGAGAAGACCTTGGACAGTTTCGCCACTTGGGTTAATAAGATGAATCCAAAGGACACAAAGCACCCCAATCACCACGATATCGGCgtattaatcacgag ATACGATATTTGCGCAAGTGATGAGGCAGCGTGCAATCTCTTAGGTCTAGCTTACGTGTCAGCGGCTTGCGACCCTCCAAAGGCTGCGTGTATCAATGAAGATGCTGGGCTCATACTTGGCATAACCGTTACACACGAAGTCGGACACAA TTTGGGATGTTCCCACGATACGGTTGAGATTAGTGGATGTCCACCGCAAGACACATCTGATAAAAGTTACTTCATTATGTCACCGATAGTCGATGTCTTCACCTTAAGATGGTCGCCATGTAGTAGAAAATTTCTCACAACCTTCGTAGA GACCTTAGGTGACTGCCTTCTGGACAATCACAAGAAGCCCAACGCAAAATACAAACTCCCTGGAATGCTTCCCGGTGCTATGTACGACGGGGATTTTCAGTGCAGGTTGATGCTGGAGGATCCTGAAGCGAGTGTGTGTGAAAGAACTGAG TCAATATGCGAAAGTTTGTGGTgcaaaaagaatagtaacgccAAATCATGCAGCTCAAAGGGTGCCCCAGCAGAGGGTACTAAGTGTGGAGAGAACAAG TGGTGTATCCATAAGAAATGCGTTGAGATCGGCAAGCGACCCTCCGCTGTGCACGGAGGATGGGGTAAGTGGAGCAAGACGAGCGATTGCTCGAGGACATGTGGTGGCGGCGTGAAATATAGTGAAAGAGACTGTGATAATCCGACCCCGAAGGATGGTGGACGGTACTGCTTGGGAGAGAGGAAAAGGTTCAGTACGTGTAATACGCAG CCTTGCGATCCGAAGAAACCGTCCTTCAGAGCAGCGCAGTGCACAGAGTTCAATACACAGAAGGTTATGCCCGATGGGCTTCATACTTGGCTACCACATCCGGGTCCTCCTGAAGCTCCGTGTGCCTTATACTGTcttaatgagaaaaaaacttATGTTAAACTTGCGCCAATGGTTAAAGATGGAACTCCCTGTGAGCCTGGAACGAAGAATCTGTGTATCGGTGGAAGCTGCGCA AAAGTTGGCTGTGACTGGGAGATATATGGGGATGCTCTCGAAGATCAATGTGGAATCTGTAAGGGTGACGGTACTCAGTGCACTCCAGTTGAAGGTGATTACACGGCGACTGGAAAGGGCG ATTACCAGAAGGTTGTGACAGTCCCAAAAGGAAGTCGGAATAtaagattttttgaaaaagctCCGGCAGACAACAGTTTGGCCATCAAGCTAGAGAAAggaaatacatacatactcaATGGCGATCA CCGTGAGAATAGAAATGGAGAATATCCTTGTGCTGGCGACATAGCGGTATACAAACACCCTGAACctaaaaaagaagaagtcCTGATCAAAGGCCCAATCAATGATGACATTCAACTGCAA TATGTCTTTTACAATCCGAAAGTCAACCCCGGTGTTCATTACGTGTACTACGTGCTAAACGGAAAATCTGGAGGGAAACCGCAATATCAGTGGGATTTCTTGGACTGGGAGCCATGTAGCGCGAAATGCGGCGGCGGTACTCAG TTGGCGCAAGCATCTTGCATCGAGCAGCAGAGTGGACGAGTGTCCAATTCATTTTGCAAGGACATCAAACGTCCAGAGCCCAAATCCAGGACGTGCAACACTCAGTCCTGTAAAGCTAA ATGGCGCGTAAGCCAATGGAGTCGATGCAGCGCGTGCGGAGGGAAAAAAGGGCAACAGCGTCGAAAGGTGCAGTGTGTGAAGCCAGCAGCCCATCCCGGGGGTGAAGATGTTCAGGCTGAACTGACCGCTTGTAAAGGCCAAGTACCAAAGCAGTCACAGAGTTGCACAGGAAATAGACCGTGCAAGAAAACGTGCAAGAAGACGCGAAGCAACGTGTTCGAGGAAGGTGACGCGACCACTGGAAAACCGCAGTCGCTAGAAGAACAGCGAAACGCCATCGACAAGCTGGTGGACATGGGCATGTCGCGGTATCTGGAGAAGACCAATGGCGAACGTTATCGCGGCAAGTCAGAGAAAAGAAACGTCGCGGCTGACTTCAAGCATCTGATCGACGATTGGGTCGCTCCGTCCAGGGACGCGGGTATCGACGCTGGAAACAACTGTCCCGGAAAAGGATCCGCACAAGCGATTCTGGCAACGCCAAAACCCGGCAGCATCGTCAAAGACAATATACCATCCAGCAATATTGTCGTGCTGGAAGCGCCCATCATAAATAATCAACAATCCTCGAATATGTCCGACCAAGCATTCCAAGAGGAAGGAGACGAGGTTGGCTCAGAAATAGACACCAGTCATGAAACGGTATTCAAGGGTTCTGAGGCAGCCAAGCGATTGCAGAGCCCTGAGCATCATGATGGTGCTGAATCTATGGGGTCTGCGACCAACTTACCGAGTGGAGGTTAA
- the LOC124215705 gene encoding A disintegrin and metalloproteinase with thrombospondin motifs 6 — protein MFVTHEKTSRFNPEATHPQPEFGRIDICLTQSLCGFTGITTIGSTCDPVKGAAVVKDDGLRTGYNIAHQIGHTLGMSHDSKEENGCSGITVHRDGYIETSVMYSGNPYVTKGWSKCSQSSIKAYLQSGMGTCLEDEAQDHQFIGNKMLPGVMYNGDDQCRLYYRQDVRQCDLGLWCYQMKCLPIGERPGAIDANWGAWSPWSRCSRTCGSGVAFSERKCNHPRPSNGGEICQGIKKRHKICATEPCEIGTPSFRDVQCAEFDDWVFPEDGKIHQWVGYNLPENLKASENPCVLFCLSETKLLTSLKPKVVDGTTCYRGIRDVCIGGNCREIPCDLDMESNAVEDMCGVCKGDSTSCLLKEGTKFITQQPRLKKLLDVPKEAKNIRVEITEPTKARIVVRTKGSKNVLIDGNRLGMFDFPGSKAWLGMIRARQEALNIPGPVSEELVILENVTLKYSLGLKQETPRKPEFSWNYIDWTRCNALCGPGEAVSVPKCVEKIGGEVEDTYCKKSTKPEEKVKPCNQAPCVPRWMIGDWQGCNPCTPGCKKQRAVKCIRPVGHGEQEADVIAENYCQGPKPKDTQQCLVRTRRDSGNKSADNEYEDKREESNADEFSVHDKSDELDETSLGVKNSVHELDGNDDGSKMDTDLAGDFGEFRTNQKQSDTNDRASIIEKRTDQSDSQTTSRSVSNIKEGQVVFDKEDIKNLTLTIILERDENNNIVNFPKDFIPQPKANETDFTLVGMDAVKYIQRIQEEGHASSEPP, from the exons ATGTTTGTCACTCATGAGAAAACCTCCCGATTCAATCCTGAGGCCACTCATCCTCAGCCT GAGTTTGGCAGGATAGATATCTGTTTGACGCAATCCCTCTGCGGTTTCACTGGCATAACAACCATCGGAAGTACCTGCGACCCCGTTAAAGGTGCGGCTGTTGTAAAGGACGACGGGTTGAGGACCGGGTACAACATCGCTCATCAAATCGGACACAC GCTTGGCATGTCCCACGACTCCAAAGAGGAGAACGGCTGTTCAGGAATCACTGTGCACCGAGACGGTTACATTGAAACTTCCGTAATGTATTCCGGAAATCCTTACGTCACAAAAGGGTGGTCCAAATGTTCACAGAGCAGCATCAAGGCGTACTTACA ATCTGGAATGGGCACCTGCCTCGAGGACGAGGCGCAGGACCATCAGTTCATTGGTAACAAGATGTTACCCGGTGTCATGTACAACGGTGATGACCAATGCCGACTTTACTATCGCCAGGACGTCCGCCAGTGTGATTTGGGACTC TGGTGCTACCAAATGAAGTGTCTGCCGATTGGTGAACGTCCTGGAGCCATTGACGCTAATTGGGGCGCCTGGTCACCCTGGAGCCGGTGTTCGCGGACTTGTGGTTCAGGCGTGGCGTTTTCTGAAAGAAAGTGCAATCATCCGAGGCCTTCAAACGGCGGTGAAATATGCCAAGGCATCAAAAAGCGGCACAAAATTTGCGCGACTGAA CCGTGTGAGATCGGAACACCATCCTTCCGCGACGTACAGTGCGCAGAATTTGACGACTGGGTCTTTCCGGAGGAcggaaaaattcatcaatggGTGGGATATAATTTGCCTGAAA ATTTAAAGGCGTCCGAAAATCCCTGCGTGCTGTTTTGTCTGAGTGAGACAAAGTTGCTGACATCTCTCAAGCCGAAGGTCGTCGATGGCACAACTTGCTACAGGGGAATACGGGACGTCTGCATCGGAGGAAACTGCAGAGAAATACCTTGCGACTTGGATATGGAATCCAATGCGGTTGAAGATATGTGCGGAGTTTGTAAGGGGGACAGCACCTCGTGCCTTCTTAAAGAAGGGACTAAATTCATCACTCAACAGCCAC GTCTGAAGAAATTGCTTGACGTACCTAAAGAGGCTAAGAACATCCGTGTGGAGATAACCGAGCCCACAAAGGCGAGGATAGTGGTTAGGACAAAGGGATCGAAAAACGTGCTGATCGACGG CAATCGATTGGGCATGTTTGATTTCCCGGGTTCAAAGGCCTGGCTTGGTATGATCAGAGCGAGGCAGGAGGCACTTAACATTCCTGGACCCGTATCCGAGGAGTTGGTGATACTG GAAAACGTCACCCTCAAGTATTCACTGGGTTTGAAACAAGAAACCCCTCGAAAGCCTGAATTTTCCTGGAATTACATCGATTGGACACGTTGTAATGCACTCTGCGGTCCAGGAGAAGCAGTTTCGGTACCTAAATGCGTGGAAAAGATTGGAGGAGAAGTGGAGGATACTTACTGTAAGAAATCAACCAAGCCTGAAGAGAAAGTAAAACCTTGCAATCAGGCACCATGTGTCCCCAG ATGGATGATTGGTGATTGGCAAGGATGCAACCCCTGTACTCCTGGTTGCAAAAAACAGCGAGCCGTCAAATGCATTCGGCCAGTCGGTCACGGTGAACAAGAAGCGGACGTCATCGCTGAGAATTACTGCCAGGGCCCAAAGCCAAAGGATACACAACAGTGTCTCGTACGGACACGTCGCGATAGTGGCAATAAAAGTGCCGATAACGAATATGAAGATAAACGCGAAGAAAGTAATGCCGATGAATTTTCAGTGCATGATAAATCGGACGAACTTGATGAAACTTCTTTAGGTGTGAAAAACAGTGTACACGAACTTGACGGCAATGATGACGGTTCAAAGATGGACACTGACTTGGCAGGAGATTTCGGAGAATTTCGAACGAATCAGAAACAATCAGACACGAATGATCGCGCATCAATTATAGAAAAGAGGACCGATCAAAGTGACAGTCAGACTACATCGAGAAGCGTCAGCAACATAAAGGAGGGCCAAGTGGTGTTTGACAAGGAGGACATCAAGAACTTAACACTTACTATAATCCTTGAACGAGACGAGAACAACAATATCGTCAATTTTCCCAAAGATTTCATCCCTCAACCGAAGGCCAATGAGACAGACTTCACTCTTGTTGGAATGGATGCGGTAAAATATATCCAACGGATCCAAGAGGAGGGCCACGCGTCGTCAGAACCTCCTTAA